GCGAGGCTTACCATCTCTGGAATCATTTGATGCAGAGATATAACGTCATTTATATTACTAATCTTTTAAACAGCTTTGTTAAAGATAACGATTTAAAATTAGTACTTAGATATGGCAACAAGGTCCTTAGTAAGCATATAAAATTATTAGAAAAAGAGCTTTTGAACTATGGCATTCCCTTACCTCTCAGGCCACCAAAACAAACCCAAAAGACGGTTGATTTTGAACTCATATCGGACAGACAGATATACAGACGGATCTTAAGAGGTATTCAGGCCTTTTTACCGGTTCATACCATGGCCTTTATTCACAGTACTTCACCTAAAATTAGAGATTTGTTTTTATCTTTTATGAATGAAGAAATGGAAATATACGATATGTATCTTGAATATGGTAAAATTAAAAATTATTTATTAAAACCACCTATCTACAAGCCTTAGTAGGAAATAAAGGAGGAGTAGAAATTAAAGAGTTGTTGCTAAATAGAGGTCTTAGCGTGAAAGATATAAAGGAAAAAAATAGTACAAGCCTTGAGGTATATTATCAAAATTGATACACCCCAAGGCTTTTTAGTCTTTGGAAAACTTACATTTTTGCCTTAACTACGTTTTTTTGAGACGGCCTGTTTGAAAAAGTATAAGGTATGACTATCTTCCTTTAAAAACAGGTTTGCGTTTTTCCAGAAAAGCAGAAACTGCTTCGTGTAAATCCTCAGTGCCGCAGCAAAAGGTGGATTGGGCTTGCTCAAAGAGAAGTCCGGACTCAACTGTGCTTTCGTTGGCTAGGTTAATGCCTTTTTTAGCAAAACGCATGCCAACGGGAGGACAGGCGGCCATTTTTTGAGTAAGCTTTAGGGCTCGTTCCAGAAGATCCTCATTGGGTACTAAAATCTCCACTAAGCCAATGCGCAAGGCTTCCTCGGCATTAATTTCCTCGCAGCCCATGATTAAGCGTTTAGCCTGCCCCATGCCCACCAGATGGGTGAGGCGGGTAGTCCCTCCCATATCCGGTGCCAAACCAAAGCGGACTTCAGGAATGGCAAAACGAGCGTCTTCGGCGGCTATGCGGATATCGCAGCCTAAAATCAGCTCTGTTCCGGAACCATAACACAAGCCGTTAATGGCTGCTACTACAGGGATGGGCAGCTGCTGCCAGAAGGAATAGAGATTTTGCAGCCAGACTAAATTCTCCATGACAAAGGGGGAGCTGGCTTCTTTGAGAAATTTGAGATCAATACCTGCCGAGAAGTTTTCTCCCGCGGCATGGATCATGATTCCGCCTAACTCATGGTCCTTACTTATTTCCTTTTGAATCTCTTCCAACTCGTATAAGAAATCCAGACCTACTAAGTTGAATCCTTTAGAGTCATCAAGAGTGATGATTCCGATAGTGCCCTCTT
This Desulfosporosinus orientis DSM 765 DNA region includes the following protein-coding sequences:
- a CDS encoding DUF3231 family protein; the encoded protein is MKILKYFKEITEMNKSLRDKQRNINVSEAYHLWNHLMQRYNVIYITNLLNSFVKDNDLKLVLRYGNKVLSKHIKLLEKELLNYGIPLPLRPPKQTQKTVDFELISDRQIYRRILRGIQAFLPVHTMAFIHSTSPKIRDLFLSFMNEEMEIYDMYLEYGKIKNYLLKPPIYKP
- a CDS encoding enoyl-CoA hydratase/isomerase family protein, whose product is MSYGKHLKYRKEGTIGIITLDDSKGFNLVGLDFLYELEEIQKEISKDHELGGIMIHAAGENFSAGIDLKFLKEASSPFVMENLVWLQNLYSFWQQLPIPVVAAINGLCYGSGTELILGCDIRIAAEDARFAIPEVRFGLAPDMGGTTRLTHLVGMGQAKRLIMGCEEINAEEALRIGLVEILVPNEDLLERALKLTQKMAACPPVGMRFAKKGINLANESTVESGLLFEQAQSTFCCGTEDLHEAVSAFLEKRKPVFKGR